One part of the Nyctibius grandis isolate bNycGra1 chromosome 33, bNycGra1.pri, whole genome shotgun sequence genome encodes these proteins:
- the TCF7L1 gene encoding transcription factor 7-like 1 isoform X1 has translation MPQLDPPATGGGGGGGGSGGGPGDDLGAPDELIAFQDEGEEQDKGAERGAAHGDLDELKSSLVSETESRGAGSEAERPPQPPESFQKPRDYLAEVVRRHQDGGFFKGPPYPGYPFLMLPDLGSPYLANGALSPAGARTYLQMKWPLLDVPAGATLKDSRSPSPAHLPNKVPVVQHGHPMHPLTPLITYSNDRFSPPAHLSPELDPKTGIPRPPPPPELPPYYPLSPGAVGQIPHALGWLVPQQGQPVYSIPPGGFRHPYPALAMNASMSSLMSSRFSPHMVPPPTHGLHPSGIPHPTIVSPIVKQEPTQPSVSPGGTSKSPVTVKKEEEKKPHIKKPLNAFMLYMKEMRAKVVAECTLKESAAINQILGRRWHSLSREEQAKYYELARKERQLHSQLYPTWSARDNYGKKKKRKREKLAQQQSHDTESSLASKSKKPCVPYLPAEKPCASPASSHGSMLDSPATPSAALASPAAPAATHSEQAQPLSLTTKPEARAQLNVNSSPFLCGKATSSSSSSSSSSLGSPPSLLSRAIPFTSVPSTPLLSSPPSFAPSPLQTQPLSLVTKPAD, from the exons ATGCCCCAACTGGACCCACCGGCgacgggaggaggaggaggagggggggggtccggggggggcccaggggaTGATTTAGGGGCTCCCGACGAACTCATCGCGTTCCAAGAtgaaggagaggagcaggataAGGGCGCGGAGCGGGGGGCGGCCCACGGGGACCTCGACGAACTCAAATCCTCCTTGGTCAGCGAAACCGAGAGCCGGGGGGCCGGCAGCGAG GCCGAgcggcccccgcagcccccggaAAGTTTCCAGAAGCCGCGGGATTATTTGGCAGAAG tgGTTCGGCGCCACCAGGACGGGGGGTTCTTCAAGGGCCCCCCCTACCCCGGGTACCCCTTCCTGATGCTGCCCGACCTGGGGAGCCCCTACCTCGCCAACGGAGCCCTCTCCCCCGCCGGCGCCCGCACC TACCTGCAGATGAAGTGGCCGCTGCTGGACGTGCCGGCGGGCGCCACGCTCAAGGACAGCCGCTCGCCCTCGCCCGCGCACTTG cccAACAAGGTGCCGGTGGTGCAGCACGGCCATCCCATGCACCCGCTGACCCCGCTCATCACCTACAGCAACGACCGCTTCTCGCCCCCCGCACACCTCTCCCCGGAGCTCGACCCCAAAACGG GGAtcccgcggccgccgcccccccccgagCTGCCCCCCTACTACCCGCTATCGCCCGGAGCCGTGGGGCAGATCCCGCACGCGCTGGGCTGGCTCGTGCCGCA GCAAGGCCAGCCCGTGTACTCCATCCCTCCCGGCGGCTTTCGGCACCCCTACCCCGCCCTCGCCATGAACGCCTCCATGTCCAG TTTGATGTCCAGCCGTTTCTCCCCACACATGGTCCCACCACCCACCCACGGGCTGCACCCCTCCGGCATCCCGCACCCCACCATCGTCTCGCCCATCGTGAAGCAAGAACCCACCCAGCCCAGCGTCAGCCCCGGAGGCACCTC GAAATCCCCCGTCActgtgaagaaggaagaggagaagaaacccCACATCAAGAAGCCGCTCAACGCTTTCATGTTGTACATGAAGGAGATGAGGGCCAAGGTGGTGGCCGAGTGCACGCTGAAGGAGAGCGCCGCCATCAACCAGATCCTGGGCCGGCGG TGGCACTCGCTGTCCCGGGAGGAGCAGGCGAAATACTACGAGCTGGCGCGGAAGGAGCGGCAGCTGCACTCCCAGCTCTACCCGACGTGGTCGGCACGGGACAACTAC GGCAAGAAAAAGAAGCGAAAGCGAGAGAAACTGgcccagcagcaaagccacGACACAGAGA GCTCCCTGGCATCCAAGAGCAAGAAGCCGTGCGTGCCGTACCTGCCGGCCGAGAAGCCCTGCGCCAGCCCCGCGTCCTCGCACGGCAGCATGCTGGATTCGCCCGCCACGCCGTCGGCCGCCCTGGCGTCCCCGGCCGCGCCGGCTGCCACCCACTCGGAACAGGCTCAGCCGCTTTCGCTCACCACCAAGCCGGAGGCGAGGGCTCAGCTCAACGTGAATTCATCCCCCTTCCTCTGTGGAAAagccacctcctcttcctcatcttcctcctcctcgaGCCTCGGCAGCCCGCCCTCGCTCCTCTCCAGAGCCATCCCCTTCACCTCGGTGCCTTCCACGCCTCTCCTCTCCTCGCCGCCGTCCTTCGCCCCGTCCCCGCTGCAAACGCAGCCCCTTTCCCTGGTCACCAAACCCGCTGActaa
- the TCF7L1 gene encoding transcription factor 7-like 1 isoform X2 — MLPDLGSPYLANGALSPAGARTYLQMKWPLLDVPAGATLKDSRSPSPAHLPNKVPVVQHGHPMHPLTPLITYSNDRFSPPAHLSPELDPKTGIPRPPPPPELPPYYPLSPGAVGQIPHALGWLVPQQGQPVYSIPPGGFRHPYPALAMNASMSSLMSSRFSPHMVPPPTHGLHPSGIPHPTIVSPIVKQEPTQPSVSPGGTSKSPVTVKKEEEKKPHIKKPLNAFMLYMKEMRAKVVAECTLKESAAINQILGRRWHSLSREEQAKYYELARKERQLHSQLYPTWSARDNYGKKKKRKREKLAQQQSHDTESSLASKSKKPCVPYLPAEKPCASPASSHGSMLDSPATPSAALASPAAPAATHSEQAQPLSLTTKPEARAQLNVNSSPFLCGKATSSSSSSSSSSLGSPPSLLSRAIPFTSVPSTPLLSSPPSFAPSPLQTQPLSLVTKPAD, encoded by the exons ATGCTGCCCGACCTGGGGAGCCCCTACCTCGCCAACGGAGCCCTCTCCCCCGCCGGCGCCCGCACC TACCTGCAGATGAAGTGGCCGCTGCTGGACGTGCCGGCGGGCGCCACGCTCAAGGACAGCCGCTCGCCCTCGCCCGCGCACTTG cccAACAAGGTGCCGGTGGTGCAGCACGGCCATCCCATGCACCCGCTGACCCCGCTCATCACCTACAGCAACGACCGCTTCTCGCCCCCCGCACACCTCTCCCCGGAGCTCGACCCCAAAACGG GGAtcccgcggccgccgcccccccccgagCTGCCCCCCTACTACCCGCTATCGCCCGGAGCCGTGGGGCAGATCCCGCACGCGCTGGGCTGGCTCGTGCCGCA GCAAGGCCAGCCCGTGTACTCCATCCCTCCCGGCGGCTTTCGGCACCCCTACCCCGCCCTCGCCATGAACGCCTCCATGTCCAG TTTGATGTCCAGCCGTTTCTCCCCACACATGGTCCCACCACCCACCCACGGGCTGCACCCCTCCGGCATCCCGCACCCCACCATCGTCTCGCCCATCGTGAAGCAAGAACCCACCCAGCCCAGCGTCAGCCCCGGAGGCACCTC GAAATCCCCCGTCActgtgaagaaggaagaggagaagaaacccCACATCAAGAAGCCGCTCAACGCTTTCATGTTGTACATGAAGGAGATGAGGGCCAAGGTGGTGGCCGAGTGCACGCTGAAGGAGAGCGCCGCCATCAACCAGATCCTGGGCCGGCGG TGGCACTCGCTGTCCCGGGAGGAGCAGGCGAAATACTACGAGCTGGCGCGGAAGGAGCGGCAGCTGCACTCCCAGCTCTACCCGACGTGGTCGGCACGGGACAACTAC GGCAAGAAAAAGAAGCGAAAGCGAGAGAAACTGgcccagcagcaaagccacGACACAGAGA GCTCCCTGGCATCCAAGAGCAAGAAGCCGTGCGTGCCGTACCTGCCGGCCGAGAAGCCCTGCGCCAGCCCCGCGTCCTCGCACGGCAGCATGCTGGATTCGCCCGCCACGCCGTCGGCCGCCCTGGCGTCCCCGGCCGCGCCGGCTGCCACCCACTCGGAACAGGCTCAGCCGCTTTCGCTCACCACCAAGCCGGAGGCGAGGGCTCAGCTCAACGTGAATTCATCCCCCTTCCTCTGTGGAAAagccacctcctcttcctcatcttcctcctcctcgaGCCTCGGCAGCCCGCCCTCGCTCCTCTCCAGAGCCATCCCCTTCACCTCGGTGCCTTCCACGCCTCTCCTCTCCTCGCCGCCGTCCTTCGCCCCGTCCCCGCTGCAAACGCAGCCCCTTTCCCTGGTCACCAAACCCGCTGActaa